A genome region from Purpureocillium takamizusanense chromosome 8, complete sequence includes the following:
- a CDS encoding uncharacterized protein (COG:T~EggNog:ENOG503P6CN): MPDGYISIAPSHSVARDNPASAPKGLAFGRPKFPKASSGVEHLGDYRPGGYRPIHLDDRLDNRYRIVHKLGHGTFSTVWLAVDNKTSKYVAVKVGTADAPRTEIDVLSQLTQNETVHMDFEGELRLIPVVLDRFDLSGPNGSSLFQLDAARSLAAQLAMAACLVHAQGYAHGDLHLGNLLLQLPASLNNLSIRQLYAGYGEPEQEPVVRLDTQAASTEPGVPSYAVPPVWLGIESKEIILGEAKLLLSDFGVAFRPSDNSRFESYTPLVYRPPEAFFEPTTPLTFASDIWSLGCVIFELLAHRSLIDGFLAPQDEITAQQVELQGLMPPEWWTRWEKRPNWYDEVGKPLSNASDIWSWERRFEQWVQNPRQSKGMEKIGDHERDALLKLLAWMLAWRPSERPSVRQVLETEWRTRWALPAARSIKD; this comes from the exons ATGCCAGATGGGTACATCTCTATCGCGCCAAGTCATTCGGTGGCGCGCGACAACCCGGCCTCAGCCCCCAAAGGTCTGGCCTTTGGGCGGCCCAAGTTTCCTAAGGCATCCAGT GGGGTAGAGCATCTGGGCGACTACCGACCGGGCGGCTATCGTCCGATTCACCTCGACGATCGGCTTGACAACCGCTATCGTATAGTCCACAagctcggccacggcacaTTCTCCACCGTCTGGCTTGCCGTCGACAACAAGACATCCAAATATGTTGCCGTCAAGGTCGGCACGGCGGACGCGCCTCGCACTGAGATTGACGTTCTCTCCCAGCTCACCCAGAACGAGACGGTCCATATGGACTTCGAAGGCGAGCTGAGGCTCATCCCTGTCGTGCTTGATCGCTTTGATCTCAGCGGGCCAAATG GCAGTTCCCTATTCCAGCTAGATGCGGCTAGGTCTCTTGCTGCGCAGCTAGCCATGGCCGCATGTCTCGTCCACGCACAGGGCTACGCTCATGGAG ACCTTCACCTCGGgaatcttcttcttcagctgCCTGCATCGCTCAACAATTTATCGATACGTCAATTGTACGCAGGGTACGGGGAGCCGGAGCAGGAGCCAGTCGTACGCCTCGACACCCAGGCGGCTTCAACGGAGCCCGGAGTTCCTTCCTACGCAGTGCCTCCAGTGTGGCTGGGCATAGAAAGCAAGGAGATCATCCTAGGCGAGGCGAAGCTCCTCCTGAGCGACTTTGGAGTTGCATTTCGCCCCAGCGACAACTCTCGGTTCGAGTCATACACACCACTTGTATACCGCCCACCCGAGGCATTCTTCGAGCCAACAACGCCGCTCACATTTGCCTCTGACATTTGGAGCCTGGGATGTGTGATCTTTGAGCTCCTCGCTCATAGATCGCTCATCGACGGGTTTCTTGCGCCACAGGACGAGATCACGGCCCAGCAGGTAGAATTGCAGGGCCTCATGCCCCCGGAGTGGTGGACGAGATGGGAGAAGCGACCAAATTGGTACGATGAAGTGGGCAAGCCCCTAAGCAACGCCTCTGATATCTGGTCATGGGAAAGGCGGTTTGAGCAGTGGGTGCAAAACCCGCGACAGTCTAAGGGCATGGAAAAGATTGGTGACCATGAGCGAGATGCGCTACTGAAGCTCCTGGCATGGATGCTTGCATGGAGGCCAAGCGAGCGACCGAGTGTGAGGCAGGTGTTGGAAACGGAgtggaggacgaggtggGCTTTGCCAGCAGCGCGAAGCATAAAAGACTGA
- a CDS encoding uncharacterized protein (COG:P~COG:Q~TransMembrane:6 (o52-72i123-146o166-184i208-227o247-269i281-297o)~EggNog:ENOG503NVUB) codes for MDALGRRHIQDHSGDDETQAHWGYPDRIVPCKNDAGSCAYLDIAYAAHDVGMLYMGVLWATLGGILLVWFLAKRISRPTMHPSPKLIRNGASKVRRTVAAYSRRYLLPDANHFIFGRTTRLQVLILALLSAYLLLWSFVGIVYGTWITPVKKMPGVFNTRTSLGPWSNRVGVIAYALTPLSVLLSSRESLLSVLTGVPYQSFNFLHRWLGYIILAQASLHTIGWCVIQLRLYQPQPTAALEWVVQPYIIWGIVATILILLLFALSTPWAIRITGYEFFRKAHYVLAMVYIGACWAHWNKLECFLVPAFIIWGIDRGARLFRTAVLHYHPAAVTRAGFRPLHAEVTRFPDAEHGDVVRLDFDNEQDCWEIGQHYFLCFAECSIWQSHPFTPLNAPVLQKGVVRHSYIMRAKSGETKKVADVVARKSQLAGDAGAATTPVILTGPYGENLMEKLAVDTNVVCVAGGTGISYVLPMLLQLARERPVPDRKMELIWAMRHSSNVDWLRDEMETLRRAQKSLNLTIRLFATRDVDSGVREKDEVKCAGAKDMDVTEIGSSSSEDACPCDGGVPVDRIGDAASDESRHPALGQLVGDFVEQTVAGRTVVFASGPGGMITDLRAIVARLNDPAKVWRRQERFDVDLVCDDRLEW; via the coding sequence ATGGATGCGCTGGGACGTCGCCATATCCAGGACCAcagcggcgatgacgagacGCAGGCGCACTGGGGCTACCCGGACCGCATCGTGCCCTGCAAGAACGATGCCGGATCGTGCGCCTACCTCGACATCGCCTATGCCGCGCACGATGTCGGCATGCTGTACATGGGCGTGCTCTGGGCGACGCTCGGGGGTATCCTGCTGGTCTGGTTCCTCGCGAAGCGCATCAGCCGGCCGACCATGCATCCATCGCCAAAGCTGATTCGGAACGGAGCCAGCAAAGTGCGGcggaccgtcgccgcctacAGTCGACGATATCTCCTGCCAGATGCGAACCACTTCATCTTTGGCCGCACGACTCGGCTGCAGGTGTTGATACTCGCGCTCTTGTCGGCGTACCTGCTCCTCTGGAGCTTCGTTGGCATCGTGTACGGCACTTGGATCACGCCGGTCAAGAAGATGCCGGGCGTCTTCAACACACGGACCAGCCTCGGCCCCTGGTCTAACCGCGTCGGTGTCATCGCCTATGCCCTGACGCCGCTCTCCGTCCTCCTCAGCAGCCGCGAGTCGCTGCTCTCGGTCCTCACGGGCGTACCCTACCAAAGCTTCAACTTCCTCCATCGCTGGCTTGGCTACATTATCCTCGCCCAGGCCAGCCTACACACCATTGGATGGTGCGTCATTCAGCTCCGGCTCTACCAACCACAGCCCACTGCTGCCCTTGAGTGGGTGGTGCAGCCGTACATCATCTGGGGCATCGTGGCCACGATACTCATCCTCCTGCTCTTCGCCCTGAGCACGCCGTGGGCAATCCGCATCACGGGTTACGAATTCTTCCGCAAGGCGCACTATGTGCTCGCCATGGTGTACATTGGCGCGTGCTGGGCGCACTGGAACAAGCTGGAGTGCTTCCTGGTGCCCGCCTTCATCATCTGGGGCATCGACCGAGGCGCCCGTCTCTTCCGCACCGCCGTGCTGCATTACCACcccgcggcggtgacgagggcgggCTTCCGGCCCCTGCACGCAGAGGTGACGCGGTTCCCGGACGCCGAGCACGGGGACGTTGTGCGTCTCGACTTCGACAACGAGCAGGACTGCTGGGAGATAGGACAGCACTACTTCCTGTGCTTCGCCGAGTGCAGCATCTGGCAGTCGCACCCCTTCACGCCTCTCAACGCCCCGGTACTTCAGAAGGGCGTCGTGCGGCATTCGTACATAATGAGGGCCAAGTCGGGCGAGACGAAGAAGGTGGCAGACGTGGTGGCTAGGAAGTCTCAGCTGGCTggggacgcgggcgctgccACCACGCCCGTCATACTCACCGGCCCGTACGGCGAGAACCTCATGGAGAAACTGGCCGTCGACACCAACGTCGTgtgcgtggccggcggcacgggcatcTCCTACGTGTTGcccatgctgctgcagctcgcccgGGAGCGGCCAGTGCCCGACCGTAAGATGGAGCTGATCTGGGCGATGCGGCACTCGAGCAATGTCGActggctgcgcgacgagatGGAGACTTTGCGCAGGGCGCAAAAGAGCCTGAACCTGACCATTCGCCTGTTCGCCACGCGGGACGTGGACTCGGGCGTACGCGAGAAAGACGAGGTCAAGTGCGCAGGCGCAAAGGACATGGACGTGACAGAGATcggctcgtcttcttcagaGGACGCGTGCCCTTGCGACGGCGGGGTGCCGGTTGACAGGatcggcgacgccgcctccgacgagAGCAGACACCCGGCGCTGGGGCAGTTGGTGGGCGACTTCGTCGAGCAGACGGTGGCGGGGCGgaccgtcgtcttcgccagcGGGCCGGGCGGCATGATCACCGACTTGAGGGCCATCGTGGCCCGCTTGAATGACCCCGCCAAGGTATGGCGGCGACAGGAGAGGTTCGACGTCGACCTGGTCTGTGACGACCGGTTGGAGTGGTAG
- a CDS encoding uncharacterized protein (TransMembrane:1 (n3-10c15/16o255-276i)~SECRETED:SignalP(1-15~SECRETED:cutsite=AVA-GV~SECRETED:prob=0.6387)~EggNog:ENOG503P5C4~COG:S), whose protein sequence is MKFLTLACLATSAVAGVVEPPTRVFERDLATVTGAISNVGNEIDNLDKAAKGFSGDQKPVVAAAEKLVSALKDGKSKVAGSDDLSLADALGLQEPVKALQAKAETLEKDFKAKIPEIQKAGACGTVRQKLSDINENSQALITAVVSKVPKDAQPIAKSLADGLTQVLNKAQDDFSEANCKDSAGGGSSSASGSATPSATGSGSATPSATGSGSATPSATGSATGSAVVPTGSATTSAKPTGTGVPTKAPTQSPPVTAGAAVMAPAGVLAAVVAAIMV, encoded by the coding sequence ATGAAGTTCCTCActcttgcctgccttgccaccagcgccgttgccggcgtTGTCGAGCCCCCCACCCGCGTCTTCGAGCGTGACCTCGCCACCGTCACTGGCGCCATCAGCAACGTCGGCAACGAGATCGACAacctcgacaaggccgccaagggtTTCTCCGGCGACCagaagcccgtcgtcgccgccgccgagaagctcgtctcggccctcaaggacggcaagagCAAGGTCGCCGGCTCTGACGACCTCTCCCTGGCCGACGCTCTCGGCCTCCAGGAGCCCGTTAAGGCCCtccaggccaaggccgagacCCTCGAGAAGGATTTCAAGGCCAAGATCCCCGAGATTCAGAAGGCCGGTGCCTGCGGCACTGTCCGCCAGAAGCTGAGCGATATCAACGAGAACTCCCAGGCTCTCATCACCGCGGTCGTCTCCAAGGTCCCCAAGGACGCCCAGCCCATTGCCAAGTCCCTGGCCGACGGCCTCACCCAGGTCCTGAACAAGGCCCAGGACGACTTCTCGGAGGCCAACTGCAAGGactccgccggcggcggctcctcctccgcctcgggcTCTGCCACCCCCTCGGCCactggctctggctctgccACCCCCTCGGCCACCGGCTCTGGCTCTGCCACTCCCAGCGCCACTGGCTCTGCCACGGGCTCGGCCGTTGTCCCTACcggcagcgccaccacctccgcgAAGCCCACTGGCACCGGTGTTCCCACCAAGGCCCCTACCCAGAGCCCCCCCGTCactgccggtgccgccgtcatggccccTGCTGGTGtcctcgccgctgtcgtggccgccatcatggtGTAA
- a CDS encoding uncharacterized protein (COG:P~TransMembrane:2 (o22-42i97-122o)~EggNog:ENOG503P3JM) yields the protein MLWNWYTIDACFLTSNWHIRSGGMFAATCIGVVFLVVLIEFFRRLGKEYDALLLRQFHRESTRRYTQEGSVSQVVTFRASVVQQLIRSALHAVTFGGAYIVMLLAMYFNGFIIICIFIGAGLGKFICDWLEVKIDLGGIGRGSQDVKGIEEPSVCCG from the coding sequence ATGCTATGGAACTGGTACACCATCGATGCCTGCTTCCTCACCTCAAACTGGCACatccgcagcggcggcatgtTTGCCGCCACCtgcatcggcgtcgtcttcctcgtggTCCTGATTGAGTTCTTTCGGAGACTGGGCAAAGAGTACGATGCCTTGCTCCTGCGACAGTTCCACCGCGAGTCGACAAGGCGGTACACCCAAGAGGGCAGCGTGTCTCAGGTGGTCACATTCCGCGCCAgcgtcgtccagcagctgATCCGGTCGGCGCTGCATGCGGTGACCTTTGGCGGGGCGTATATTGTCATGCTGCTCGCCATGTACTTCAACGGTTTCATCATTATTTGCAtcttcatcggcgccgggctgggcaAGTTCATTTGCGACTGGTTGGAGGTCAAGATCGATCTCGGTGGCATTGGCCGCGGGTCGCAGGATGTGAAAGGCATCGAGGAGCCTAGCGTGTGCTGCGGCTAG
- a CDS encoding uncharacterized protein (TransMembrane:4 (i21-47o92-113i125-141o182-204i)~EggNog:ENOG503PF23), with protein MFATCSKAIIVKPRVMSPFRLRIVQALLLGLEVVVAVTLLALFGFAYSNHFRSGLWEEGGAQEWNSDPRLRIYFYANHREPPEIPLIWSQRLAASNLSIAVLTVFVLVTRLALLRLSYMPEYTSILYDLLLFSLWAISLAGQSSGDYSDPKHICAHPWYLIHGCAKISGQNRAYCRLAQAGFAFTLLALAIYGSRLLLSAYGIVKARDSQKEYEDLAWGAESSDLEWASEREEKRRWWLDQPLSPVLAFFPETSR; from the exons ATGTTTGCTACGTGTAGTAAGGCAATCATCGTCAAGCCAAGAGTCATGTCTCCTTTCCGTTTGCGAATCGTTCAGGCGCTGTTGTTGGGTTTGGAggtcgtggtggccgtgACACTCCTAGCCTTGTTCGGATTTGCGTATTCAAATCATTTTAGGTCCGGCTTATGGGAGGAAGGAGGCGCTCAGGAATGGAATTCTGATCCACGACTGCGGATATACTTTTACGCCAACCATCGCGAGCCGCCCGAGATCCCGCTGATATGGTCTCAACG CCTAGCGGCATCAAATCTCTCCATAGCAGTCCTCACCGTGTTTGTACTCGTTACACGCCTCGCTCTGTTGCGCTTGAGCTATATGCCAGAGTACACCAGCATTCTCTACGACCTTTTGCTGTTTTCGCTCTGGGCCATCAGCCTCGCGGGTCAGTCATCGGGGGACTACAGTGACCCCAAGCATATTTGTGCCCATCCTTGGTATCTCATACATGGGTGTGCCAAGATATCGGGACAAAATCGCGCCTATTGTCGCCTGGCGCAGGCGGGCTTCGCCTTCACtctcttggccttggcgatATATGGGTCAAGGCTTCTCCTATCCGCCTACGGGATTGTGAAAGCGAGAGATAGTCAAAAAGAGTACGAAGACCTGGCGTGGGGCGCGGAGAGCAGTGACCTAGAATGGGCCTCCGAGCGAGAGGAGAAGAGACGCTGGTGGCTGGATCAGCCACTGAGCCCGGTGCTCGCGTTTTTCCCTGAGACATCCCGATGA
- a CDS encoding Glucan 1,3-beta-glucosidase (COG:G~SECRETED:SignalP(1-19~SECRETED:cutsite=ALS-LQ~SECRETED:prob=0.3543)~EggNog:ENOG503NVCY~CAZy:GH55), protein MKALSVLLGLACSVTAALSLQTKETQRRATHGYWYEKIKHNGISPFIPGGHDWTVFRNVKTDFGAVGDGKADDTSAIQAALDFVSADGGNQSRRDGGFGTTGAPAVVYIPGGTYRLSRPIHSYVQTVVVGDPTNMPILQAAPDFPSTEKFLFYGFDSNYDSTINFYIGLRNVVLDSTLVAPAQNITLLDWAVSQNVQLSNVVFRMAKGGTAHTGLSMPEGGSPLMMNDLVFEGGSVGIRMNEQQYHFKGLTFKNMDIGLKLDKLFEGTGQGLRFESCKVGIETTNNNTGFFALIDSSASNVGILWSSAGSSTAQGSMVLENVQVDGSVKSTVTAAGKNILTGSVKPGKSWIWGNVYGPADGERAEGKLYSSSRAPSLVDSSGAYHTVKGPTFEEYDVSRVVNVKNVCGWKVAGDGVTDDTESLQHIINAAAGKKVLFFPHGTYLVSDTLLIPPGTRIHGEAWSEISATGNKFKDANHLKPLVQVGLPGSTGVAQFVDMLFTVADILPGCKLVEVNMAGGRPGDLGFWNTHFRIGGARGSKVQTQCSDPATCRAARMCAHLTATSSSYWENSWCWSADHDLDDDNAANPSTAGGFLVESVKGTWLLSIGTEHNVLYQMNIHKARNVFLGFQQSETPYWQGNNSGLLAPRPWQDSLLESDPDFSWCAADDAQCRMGVYQYVTKSKDVNIYGGGYWTFFNGINRDGCKGECQENGVIYADNEKLYSFGVSTHNVRTMVLEGWDGKYTSVVKDTANSGGWQSGGGVMAAYMRQAK, encoded by the exons ATGAAAGCATTGAGCGTGCTACTCGGCCTTGCTTGCTCTGTGACGGCGGCACTGTCTCTCCAGACCAAGGAAACCCAACGTAGGGCCACCCACGGATACTGGTATGAAAAGATCAAACACAATGGAATCAGCCCATTCATCCCCGGTGGCCACGACTGGACCGTCTTCCGAAACGTCAAGACCGACTTTGGTGCggttggcgacggcaaggccgaTGACACGAGCGCCATCCAAGCCGCTCTGGACTTCGTGTCCGCAGACGGAGGCAATCAGAGCAGACGCGATGGCGGCTTCGGCACGACAGGCGCCCCTGCGGTGGTCTACATCCCCGGCGGCACATACCGCCTTTCGCGGCCCATACACTCCTACGTGCAGACGGTCGTCGTGGGAGACCCGACGAATATGCCGATCCTACAGGCAGCACCCGATTTCCCCTCGACAGAAAAGTTCCTATTTTACGGCTTCGACTCAAACTACGACTCGACCATCAACTTTTACATCGGCCTGAGGAACGTGGTGCTCGATTCGACGCTCGTGGCCCCGGCACAGAACATCACGCTGCTAGACTGGGCGGTGAGCCAAAACGTGCAGCTTAGCAATGTCGTCTTCCGCATGGCGAAGGGGGGAACGGCGCACACGGGGTTGTCAATGCCCGAAGGCGGCTCCCCGCTGATGATGAACGACCTGGTGTTTGAGGGCGGCTCGGTCGGGATACGGATGAACGAACAGCAGTATCACTTCAAGGGACTTACGTTCAAAA ACATGGATATTGGCCTCAAGTTGGACAAGCTTTTCGAGGGCACCGGCCAGGGGCTGCGGTTCGAGTCGTGCAAGGTAGGCATCGAGACGACTAACAATAACACGGGGTTCTTTGCCCTCATCGactcgagcgcgtcgaaTGTCGGCATTCTATGGAGCTCGGCGGGATCGTCTACCGCGCAGGGCTCCATGGTGTTGGAAAACGTACAGGTGGACGGCTCAGTCAAATCG ACGGTCACGGCCGCAGGAAAGAACATTCTCACCGGGTCTGTCAAGCCGGGAAAGTCTTGGATCTGGGGCAACGTGTACGGTCCTGCGGATGGAGAGCGCGCAGAGGGCAAGCTTTATTCGTCGTCTCGCGCGCCGTCACTCGTGGATTCGTCTGGGGCGTATCACACCGTCAAGGGACCCACGTTTGAGGAGTACGACGTGTCCAGGGTTGTCAATGTGAAGAATGTTTGTGGGTGGAAGgtcgctggcgacggcgttaCCGACGA TACCGAGAGCTTGCAGCACATCATcaatgccgctgccggtAAGAAAGTCTTGTTCTTTCCGCACGGCACGTATCTCGTCAGCGATACTCTGTTGATTCCACCTGGGACCAG AATCCATGGCGAAGCATGGTCGGAGATCAGCGCCACCGGCAACAAGTTCAAAGACGCCAACCATCTCAAGCCGCTCGTCCAAGTCGGCCTCcccggcagcaccggcgtAGCGCAGTTCGTCGACATGCTCTTCACGGTCGCCGACATCCTGCCCGGCTGCAAGCTGGTCGAGGTCAacatggcgggcggacgCCCCGGCGACCTCGGCTTCTGGAACACGCACTtccgcatcggcggcgcccgcgggtCCAAAGTCCAGACCCAATGCAGCGACCCGGCGACGTgtcgcgcggcgcgcatgtGCGCGCATCTcacggccacgtcgtcgtcgtactgGGAGAACAGCTGGTGCTGGAGCGCCGACCACGacttggacgacgacaacgccgcgaacccgtcgacggcgggcgggttccTGGTCGAGTCCGTCAAGGGCACCTGGCTGCTCAGCATCGGGACGGAGCACAACGTCCTGTACCAGATGAACATCCACAAGGCGCGCAACGTCTTCCTGGGGTTCCAGCAGAGCGAGACGCCGTACTGGCAGGGCAACAACTCTGGCCTCCTTGCGCCCCGGCCCTGGCAGGACTCGCTGCTCGAAAGCGACCCGGACTTCAGCTGGTGCGCTGCGGACGACGCCCAGTGCAGGATGGGCGTGTATCAGTACGTGACCAAGTCTAAGGACGTGAATatctacggcggcggctactgGACTTTCTTCAACGGCATCAACCGCGATGGTTGCAAGGGGGAGTGCCAGGAGAATGGCGTCATCTACGCGGACAATGAAAAATTGTACAGCTTTGGTGTGAGCACACACAACGTCAGAACCATGGTCCTCGAGGGGTGGGATGGCAAGTACACGAGCGTGGTCAAGGACACGGCAAACTCGGGTGGATGGCagtccggcggcggcgtcatggcggcgTATATGAGGCAGGCCAAGTGA